The following is a genomic window from Nitrososphaerota archaeon.
CGGCTCTGTCCTCTTCAGGGGGCGGCCGCAGGAGAGGCACTCCTGCCCGGAGTCGTACTGCTTGACCTTCCCCCAGTCGAGCATGAAATACGTCAGCCACAGGGGGGAGACGTCTGTCTTCATCTCACCAACGCCGTCGCGTCCCATCCACAGGCAGTTGGCTGCAAGCTGCTAGAAAAAGCTCGCCATCGACGCGGGTCAAATCCGCAGGGCGAAGATGGGATCACCAAAGCGGTCGACCCGGCTGCCTAGGGCTGCCCCCTCGGCTGTGCTCGGACCGCCCGATTCAACACGCGAATGCCAAGCGAGCGTTAAATACGGACTGACGGTCCGCGGCACCACAATTTTCCATGATCCGCATCTTCTTCACCACCGACGTCCACGGCTCCGAGACGTGCTACAGGAAGTTCCTCAACGCTGCGAAGTTCTACAAGGCAGACGTCCTCATACTCGGGGGAGACATCACCGGGAAGCTCTTGGTCCCCATCGTCGAGCGCCCCGACGGGAAATACGAGGCCTCGGTCTTCGGAGAGCGGGCTGTCTTCGGCTCGGACAGGCTGGCCGAGACTAGGCGGACCCTCCAGGACGCGGGGCAGTACTCCTTCGTCACGACCGAAGCCGGGCTCTCCGAGATGAAGGCCGACCGAGCGAGGGAGGAGGCGGTGTTCAACGGGGCCATGGCGGAGGTCCTCCGGTCATGGGTGAAGCTCACAGAGGAGAAACTAAAGGGGACGGCGGTCAAGTGCTATGTGTCCCCGGGAAACGACGACAGGTTGGAGCTCGACTCCGAGCTGGTCGACTCGGGGCAGTTCGTCAACCCTGAGAACAGGGTGGTC
Proteins encoded in this region:
- a CDS encoding metallophosphoesterase, whose protein sequence is MIRIFFTTDVHGSETCYRKFLNAAKFYKADVLILGGDITGKLLVPIVERPDGKYEASVFGERAVFGSDRLAETRRTLQDAGQYSFVTTEAGLSEMKADRAREEAVFNGAMAEVLRSWVKLTEEKLKGTAVKCYVSPGNDDRLELDSELVDSGQFVNPENRVVELDGGFEMITLGYANPTPWKSPREVSEGKLGEMIEALASKVNRPEDAVYNLHVPPVNTELDKAPAVSHDFSYVKEGLGIKVIHVGSSAVRRAIEVHVPLLGLHGHIHESKGFARIGRTLCLNPGSEYSDGVLRGALVNLQPGKGNVHDFVLTSG